The following are from one region of the Funiculus sociatus GB2-C1 genome:
- a CDS encoding ParA family protein: MIVTVASFKGGVGKTTTALHLAAYLQQHAPTLVVDGDLNRSATEWARQEKLPFKVVDEKQAIRFAKQYEHIVIDTPARPAPEELKTLASGCDLLVLPTSPDALALSAMLQMVAALHALTSNYRILLTLIPPHPSKVGVETRATIEKASLPIFKAEIRRLAVFQRAALEGVRVCDVKDPYAKNAWRCYTAVGKEILP, from the coding sequence ATGATTGTGACAGTCGCTTCATTTAAAGGAGGGGTGGGGAAAACAACCACGGCTTTACATTTGGCTGCCTACCTCCAACAGCATGCTCCAACTCTTGTGGTAGATGGGGATCTTAACCGCAGTGCTACCGAGTGGGCTCGTCAAGAAAAATTGCCGTTTAAGGTAGTGGATGAAAAGCAGGCAATCCGCTTTGCCAAACAGTATGAACATATTGTGATTGATACACCCGCTCGACCTGCTCCAGAAGAACTTAAGACCTTGGCATCAGGCTGTGACCTACTGGTTTTGCCCACTTCGCCTGATGCGCTGGCTCTGAGTGCCATGCTGCAAATGGTGGCGGCGCTGCATGCCCTTACTTCCAACTACCGAATTTTGCTAACTCTGATTCCTCCTCATCCCAGCAAAGTTGGAGTAGAAACGAGAGCTACGATTGAAAAGGCCTCTTTACCTATCTTTAAAGCGGAAATTCGACGGCTAGCAGTTTTCCAGAGGGCTGCCTTAGAGGGGGTTCGTGTGTGTGATGTGAAAGACCCCTATGCTAAAAATGCTTGGCGCTGTTATACCGCGGTTGGGAAGGAGATACTGCCATGA